A region of Candidatus Hydrogenedentota bacterium DNA encodes the following proteins:
- a CDS encoding tetratricopeptide repeat protein, whose product MAAFIVLAALPAYARSAAQLNDLGIAAYNEKRFTEAVAYFEEAYELASDNDVIKHNLCNAHQEVASILEKDGKNQEAVRHLVLAIGIHPENPSPLVQIGSYYLKLNQVSDAIFRLEEAIELKPGLVEAHFMLGEAYYQDNDLPSARAQWDYVLEMRPDWPGLREKYDKLFREEVVEQNFNSSGTRHFQLSYPGDLPQSTRFKILSILERAYADVGRKLGGVYPPETVKVVLYSSEQFAEATQLDSHVGALFDGKIRVPVTDEQGRPLDEEDLSRRLNHEYVHVALRQLVGANVPWWLNEGLAETLSRSIDPVRTQMLQAAYAQGLTSPLSQLEGSQLHKLSPDALALAYAQAHATVNLLWTKYGQRRLVPMLRNLKEGMKGEEALNANFRKTYAVLEQEVAAAYR is encoded by the coding sequence GTGGCGGCTTTCATTGTGCTCGCCGCACTTCCCGCCTACGCTCGATCCGCCGCACAGCTTAACGACCTGGGCATTGCCGCCTACAATGAAAAACGCTTTACGGAAGCCGTTGCGTATTTCGAAGAGGCCTACGAGCTCGCCTCCGACAACGATGTCATCAAGCATAATCTATGCAATGCCCACCAGGAAGTCGCAAGCATCCTCGAAAAGGATGGCAAGAACCAGGAGGCCGTGCGCCATCTCGTGCTTGCCATCGGTATTCACCCCGAGAACCCCTCGCCACTGGTGCAGATTGGTTCCTACTACCTCAAGCTCAATCAGGTATCGGACGCCATTTTTCGGCTTGAAGAGGCGATTGAACTCAAGCCCGGCCTCGTTGAAGCCCATTTCATGCTCGGCGAGGCCTACTATCAGGACAACGACTTGCCCTCGGCCCGTGCGCAATGGGACTACGTCCTGGAGATGCGCCCGGACTGGCCCGGCCTCCGCGAGAAGTACGACAAACTCTTCCGGGAAGAGGTCGTAGAGCAGAACTTCAACAGTTCCGGAACCCGCCATTTCCAGTTGAGCTATCCGGGCGATCTGCCCCAGAGCACCCGCTTTAAGATTCTATCCATACTGGAGCGGGCCTACGCCGACGTCGGCCGCAAGCTGGGTGGGGTCTATCCGCCGGAAACGGTCAAGGTCGTTCTCTACAGCTCCGAACAGTTTGCCGAAGCCACCCAACTCGACAGCCATGTAGGCGCGCTGTTCGACGGAAAGATCCGCGTCCCCGTCACGGACGAACAGGGAAGGCCGCTGGACGAGGAGGATCTCTCCCGGCGCCTGAACCATGAATACGTGCACGTGGCGCTCCGCCAGCTTGTCGGCGCCAATGTGCCTTGGTGGCTCAATGAGGGCCTGGCCGAAACCCTGTCTCGCAGTATCGATCCCGTCAGGACCCAGATGCTCCAGGCGGCCTATGCCCAGGGTCTAACCTCGCCGCTCAGCCAGTTGGAAGGGAGCCAGTTGCACAAACTGAGTCCCGACGCACTTGCCCTGGCCTACGCCCAGGCCCACGCCACCGTCAACCTGCTTTGGACCAAATACGGTCAGCGGCGTCTGGTGCCCATGTTGCGTAATCTGAAGGAAGGCATGAAGGGGGAGGAAGCGCTCAACGCGAATTTCCGGAAGACCTACGCCGTCCTCGAACAGGAAGTCGCCGCCGCGTACCGCTGA
- a CDS encoding HDOD domain-containing protein, with protein sequence MALSAELLKKKVEDLSSLPTLPAFVSVITSMVDDDSTGAQEIGDIIQRDQVLSARLLKLVNSPVYGFPRRISSVTHALVLLGFNVVKGLVLTTAVFSDLAKETSGLWKHSLGTALLSRHIGKELGVIDPEECMVAGLLHDLGKVILAHLALQDYLAVMAEAHRRGCHVSVVEQEVFGVDHSRIALWLALRWHLPERLTDALTYHHYPSRAKGSVQMAAIVHLADILARAQEYGEAGDGTLPELDRDAFELLGLSLEQIDRIMIAADEQYQQGADVFAATGRKG encoded by the coding sequence ATGGCCCTGTCAGCCGAATTGCTAAAAAAGAAAGTGGAAGATCTTTCCAGCCTGCCAACCCTTCCGGCCTTTGTTTCCGTGATAACGAGCATGGTTGACGATGACTCCACCGGTGCGCAGGAAATCGGGGATATCATCCAGCGCGATCAAGTGCTGAGCGCGCGGCTGCTGAAGCTGGTGAACTCTCCGGTCTATGGCTTTCCCCGCCGGATTTCGTCGGTGACCCACGCGCTGGTTCTACTCGGATTCAACGTGGTCAAAGGGCTCGTGCTCACGACCGCGGTGTTCAGCGACCTGGCCAAGGAGACCAGCGGTCTCTGGAAGCACAGTCTCGGGACCGCCTTGCTCAGCAGGCATATTGGCAAAGAACTCGGTGTGATAGACCCGGAAGAATGCATGGTGGCGGGGCTGCTGCACGATCTCGGTAAGGTCATCCTTGCCCACCTCGCGCTGCAAGACTACCTGGCCGTGATGGCTGAAGCGCACCGGCGGGGTTGTCATGTTTCCGTGGTCGAGCAGGAAGTGTTTGGGGTCGATCACAGCCGAATCGCACTCTGGCTCGCTCTGCGCTGGCACCTGCCCGAGCGGCTTACGGATGCGCTTACCTATCATCATTATCCTTCCCGTGCCAAGGGAAGCGTCCAGATGGCGGCCATTGTCCATCTGGCGGATATCCTTGCACGGGCGCAGGAATACGGCGAAGCGGGCGACGGTACCCTGCCGGAACTGGATCGCGACGCTTTCGAGTTGCTCGGCTTGAGCCTGGAGCAGATTGACCGGATCATGATCGCCGCGGATGAGCAGTATCAGCAGGGCGCGGATGTTTTTGCCGCGACTGGTCGGAAAGGATGA
- a CDS encoding diguanylate cyclase, with the protein MAEPGLILVVDSEANPNRDAVAILEGAGYSANTAAGPGLIQAMIQDTPPHCIIVPFEIAGAAPGTTLAEELKNDTIYGHLPMLMTLSREALPTVDWGRLKVDEFLLAPYTPEELLARVQICLARAQRDLNANPLTGLPGNIAIIREAEARLGRGDAFAVAYLDLDHFKPFNDKYGFIRGDEVLRMTARVVVNAARATKSDLSFVGHVGGDDFVLIAPSELIEGACEEILRNFDLLIPNFYDEEDRIRGAIHSIDRQGNTSTFSMMTCSIAVIDTAAHAVKHVADISARAAQVKKYAKSIRGSTTCFDRRT; encoded by the coding sequence GTGGCGGAGCCTGGGCTCATACTCGTCGTCGACTCCGAGGCGAACCCGAACCGCGATGCTGTTGCCATACTTGAAGGGGCGGGCTATTCGGCCAACACGGCCGCCGGTCCCGGTCTGATACAGGCGATGATTCAAGATACGCCCCCACACTGCATTATCGTTCCATTTGAGATAGCGGGGGCCGCTCCGGGTACGACGCTGGCCGAGGAACTCAAAAACGACACGATCTACGGCCACCTCCCCATGCTCATGACTTTGAGTCGGGAAGCCCTGCCCACGGTCGACTGGGGTCGGCTCAAGGTGGACGAGTTCCTGCTGGCCCCTTATACCCCCGAAGAACTGCTCGCCCGCGTGCAGATCTGCCTGGCTCGGGCGCAGCGGGACCTGAACGCCAATCCTTTGACCGGACTGCCGGGGAACATCGCCATTATCCGGGAAGCGGAGGCCCGCCTCGGGCGGGGCGACGCCTTTGCCGTGGCCTACCTCGACCTGGACCACTTCAAGCCCTTTAACGACAAGTATGGCTTTATCCGGGGCGATGAGGTGTTGCGCATGACCGCCCGGGTCGTGGTGAATGCGGCGCGCGCCACAAAGAGCGATCTGAGTTTCGTGGGGCATGTCGGCGGGGACGATTTCGTGTTGATCGCGCCGTCCGAACTCATCGAAGGGGCCTGCGAGGAAATCCTCCGCAATTTTGACCTTCTTATACCGAACTTCTATGACGAGGAAGATCGGATCCGGGGCGCGATACATTCCATCGACCGTCAGGGAAACACGAGTACGTTTTCCATGATGACCTGTTCGATTGCCGTCATCGACACGGCGGCCCACGCGGTGAAGCACGTGGCGGACATCAGCGCGCGGGCGGCGCAGGTGAAGAAGTACGCGAAGTCGATTCGGGGATCCACCACGTGTTTCGACCGCCGTACCTGA
- a CDS encoding ISNCY family transposase, which produces MSRKERLRKSVVERVAKGELSQAAAAAMLGVSTRQMKRIFGRYREEGDSGLLHRSRGCPSSRACTPAFREQVVQRYGDAFEGLGPTLAAEKLAEEGLKVDHETLRRWLLKEGKWQRRRRRAQHRERRPRREHFGELVQLDGSHHAWHGEDRPHSCLMSLVDDATGRCMTLMAEEETTEAAMALLQRWIERYGVPRALYTDRKSVYVTDRPPTLEEQLAHEEPVTAFGLSCSKLGIEIIRAYSPQAKGRVERKHGVYQDRLCHELRLRGITTVEETDHMLKEEFDEQLNQKFARPAASPHDYHRPLPKGTDLRDIFCLEETRVLANDWTISYQRKIYQVARLNSPLPKPKSKITVRVWRDGSIHLLRGQQRLVFKRLEEPVPKPEAKATKTQVPKTKSKPSHKHPWRKRMIALQADK; this is translated from the coding sequence ATGAGCAGGAAAGAGCGTCTTCGGAAGTCGGTTGTGGAGCGGGTGGCGAAGGGTGAGTTATCCCAGGCGGCGGCCGCGGCGATGCTGGGCGTGAGTACGCGTCAGATGAAACGGATTTTTGGACGTTACCGGGAGGAGGGCGATTCGGGGTTGCTCCATCGCAGCCGTGGCTGCCCTTCGAGCCGGGCCTGTACGCCAGCCTTTCGGGAGCAGGTAGTCCAGCGCTATGGGGATGCTTTCGAGGGCTTGGGGCCGACGCTTGCGGCGGAGAAACTGGCCGAAGAGGGTCTGAAGGTAGACCACGAGACACTGCGGCGCTGGCTGCTCAAGGAGGGCAAGTGGCAACGTCGCCGCAGGCGCGCACAGCACCGCGAGCGGCGGCCGCGCCGGGAGCACTTCGGCGAACTGGTTCAGCTCGACGGCAGCCACCATGCATGGCACGGCGAGGACCGGCCGCACAGTTGCCTGATGAGCCTGGTGGACGATGCCACGGGACGTTGCATGACCTTGATGGCCGAAGAGGAGACGACCGAAGCCGCCATGGCCCTGCTGCAACGCTGGATCGAGCGCTACGGCGTCCCCCGGGCGCTCTACACGGACCGCAAGAGCGTCTACGTCACCGACCGGCCCCCGACGCTCGAGGAGCAGCTTGCGCATGAAGAGCCGGTGACCGCCTTCGGGCTTTCGTGTAGTAAACTCGGTATTGAAATCATCCGCGCCTACAGCCCCCAGGCCAAAGGGCGGGTGGAGCGCAAGCACGGCGTATATCAGGACCGCCTTTGCCATGAACTACGGTTGCGCGGCATCACCACGGTTGAAGAAACCGACCACATGCTCAAAGAGGAATTCGACGAACAACTCAACCAGAAGTTCGCCAGGCCCGCTGCCTCGCCGCACGATTATCACCGCCCGCTGCCCAAGGGCACGGACCTGCGGGATATCTTCTGCCTTGAAGAAACGCGGGTTCTGGCCAACGACTGGACGATCAGCTACCAACGGAAGATCTACCAGGTAGCCAGGCTCAATAGCCCCCTGCCCAAGCCCAAGAGCAAGATCACTGTGCGCGTCTGGAGGGACGGCAGCATTCACCTGCTGCGCGGCCAACAGCGTCTGGTCTTCAAAAGGCTTGAAGAGCCCGTCCCAAAACCCGAAGCAAAGGCCACCAAGACACAGGTGCCCAAAACAAAATCAAAACCCTCACATAAGCACCCGTGGCGCAAACGAATGATCGCACTACAGGCGGACAAATGA
- a CDS encoding redoxin domain-containing protein, with product MKHVLVLTIALISVLQAGTEDTASSLQFRDLYDREVRLETDRETTAWVLVYFSNTCPVARRYMPRITQLETDYGARGVRFVGINASPADSLDEVGEFARSFEIAFPVLKDVTFASVRALGVTRTPEVVVLNRDFMAVYKGRIDDQYRLGGVRPTATRQDLKEALDALLAGRAAPESHVPAEGCAITFPEDSHSPVIATDGRGEPGGPFTHEFQPTGTGEPGEAPDTREWTLAPTIPRESWINALEVEGPAGGVTLFYEDLETPGTRRLVAGALTSGQRLQWNADEGIRLPAGARLQAALPTGAESTTRVRLKLQENPPARELFCSRDAFPVRRDQAEAPRLLQSIPLGAALRCVAADYTGYGASLVIALPQSNQTTASLLAIPVLNPARPTARCLGEAFQLETAPLHATLAYPGYLRSPRATPGVRPEDEETTLSIYLHWSLPS from the coding sequence ATGAAGCACGTCCTGGTTTTGACTATTGCCCTGATCTCCGTACTCCAAGCGGGGACCGAGGATACGGCATCAAGTTTGCAATTCCGGGACCTCTATGATCGGGAAGTCCGGCTGGAAACGGACCGGGAGACCACGGCCTGGGTGCTCGTCTACTTCTCCAACACCTGCCCCGTTGCGCGGCGCTACATGCCCCGGATTACCCAACTGGAAACAGACTACGGCGCGCGCGGGGTCCGCTTCGTCGGAATCAACGCGAGCCCGGCCGACTCGTTGGACGAGGTTGGGGAGTTCGCCCGAAGTTTCGAGATCGCCTTTCCCGTGCTGAAAGACGTCACGTTCGCGTCGGTGAGGGCGCTCGGGGTCACGCGCACCCCCGAGGTGGTCGTTCTTAACCGGGACTTCATGGCTGTATACAAGGGCCGAATCGATGACCAGTATCGTCTGGGCGGCGTTCGACCAACGGCGACACGTCAGGACCTCAAAGAAGCCCTGGACGCGCTACTCGCGGGGCGGGCGGCACCCGAGTCCCATGTACCCGCCGAAGGGTGCGCCATTACGTTCCCGGAAGACTCCCATTCGCCTGTAATCGCCACCGATGGGCGTGGGGAGCCCGGCGGACCGTTTACCCATGAATTTCAGCCCACCGGGACGGGTGAGCCGGGTGAAGCTCCGGACACCAGGGAATGGACGCTCGCGCCGACCATCCCACGGGAGTCCTGGATCAACGCGCTGGAAGTGGAAGGGCCCGCTGGTGGTGTAACGCTTTTCTATGAGGATCTCGAGACACCCGGCACGCGACGCCTTGTTGCCGGCGCACTCACCTCCGGTCAACGCCTGCAGTGGAACGCCGATGAGGGCATCCGCCTGCCCGCCGGAGCCAGGCTCCAGGCGGCGCTCCCCACCGGAGCCGAATCGACAACACGAGTGCGCCTCAAGCTCCAGGAGAATCCGCCCGCGCGTGAACTCTTCTGCTCACGAGATGCGTTTCCGGTCCGCCGAGACCAAGCGGAAGCTCCCCGGCTCCTTCAGTCAATTCCTTTGGGCGCCGCACTTCGGTGCGTCGCCGCGGATTACACCGGCTACGGCGCATCACTGGTGATTGCGCTCCCACAATCGAATCAAACCACGGCGAGCCTCCTGGCGATTCCCGTCTTGAATCCCGCCCGCCCGACGGCACGGTGCCTGGGCGAGGCATTCCAACTTGAGACCGCGCCGTTGCATGCCACCCTGGCATATCCCGGTTACCTGCGCTCCCCCCGGGCAACTCCGGGTGTGCGGCCAGAGGACGAGGAAACGACCCTCTCCATCTATCTCCACTGGTCGTTGCCATCCTGA
- a CDS encoding reactive intermediate/imine deaminase (has endoribonuclease activity on mRNA), translated as MSKACIFAPNASPAAGPYSHAVRAGNLLFVSGQGPFAKDGSGAQPGTIEEETVRTLENLKAVLTDAGSGLEHVVKTTCFLKDMNNFKVFNSVYATYFTENFPARTTVEVARLPMDIQVEIEAIAIIPGG; from the coding sequence ATGAGTAAGGCATGCATCTTTGCCCCGAATGCCAGCCCCGCGGCTGGCCCCTATTCCCACGCCGTCCGCGCGGGCAATCTCCTTTTTGTCTCCGGGCAGGGCCCCTTCGCCAAAGACGGCAGCGGTGCGCAACCGGGGACCATTGAGGAGGAAACCGTTCGGACCCTGGAGAATCTGAAGGCGGTGCTGACCGATGCCGGTTCGGGTCTGGAGCATGTGGTCAAGACGACTTGCTTCCTTAAGGATATGAATAACTTCAAGGTCTTCAATTCCGTCTACGCCACCTACTTCACGGAGAACTTCCCCGCGCGCACCACGGTGGAGGTCGCGCGCCTTCCGATGGATATTCAGGTCGAGATTGAGGCCATAGCCATCATCCCCGGAGGCTGA